The Telopea speciosissima isolate NSW1024214 ecotype Mountain lineage chromosome 11, Tspe_v1, whole genome shotgun sequence genome includes the window TGGAGTATGTCAAAAAAGTAAACTTATGAAGGTATCTCACAAAACCATTAACTCTGTTGCTACTTCTAGAGCTTTGCAACTACTCCATCTTGACTTATTTGGACCAATGCAAATCACCAGcttgggaggaaagaaatatactttcgttgttgtagatgactactcctgTTTCACTTGGACCTTTTCCCTCAAACATAAGAATGATGCAGTCGAGGAGTTTAtatctctttgcaagagaatacaaaatcaaaagagtTACCTAatcacttccataaaaagtgaccatggtggtaaatttgataacatagatgATTTTGGCAAGTTTTGTCAAAAataaggtataactcataactttttggcccctagaacaccataatcaaatggtgtggttaaaagaaagaacaaaactaTCCAAGAAACCGTAAGGATGATGCTTACTGAgtactctttgccaaagtatttttgggctgaagctgtttACACAGCctgttatgtgttaaatcgggttttgataagacctattttattaaaaaacccTCTATGAACTATTccataataagcttcctaaggttgattactttaaagtgtttgattgtgcatgttttattcttaacactaaagacaacttaggaaagtttgaagaaaaggctgatgatggtatctttctaggctactccacaaatagtagagcttatagagtatttAACAAAAGAgctctagttgtggaagagtctatgaatgtaaaatttgatgaatccatGGTCAAGGACAAATATAAAGACTTAAAAGAGGATGAcaaagatgaagtacttgagattagGAGAAGAGTTGAAAATATAtctttagaagaacctaatgatcaagtacatcaacttccagAAGAGATAAAGACTATTAAAGATCATCCTTTTGACCTTGTTATTGGTGACCTtaataaaggtatacaaactaggagtaaactCCAAAGTATTTGTTCCAATGTAGcctttatatctaccatcgaacccaagaataTAAAGGAAACCCTTTTGGATAGTGATCAGATAATTACTATGGAAGAAGagcttaaccaatttgaaaaaaatcaagtttgggacttagtgccaagaccatcaaacaccaagataattggaactagatgggtttttagaaacaaacttgatgaagatggtaacataactagaaataaagctaggctggttgctcaaggctataaccaacaggaaggtattgactttgatgaatctTATGCACatgtagctagacttgagtcaattagaatgttgcttgcttttgcgtgtcataagaatttcaggttatatCAAATGGACGTCAAAAGCACATTTTTAAATGGCTATATAAATGAAGAAGTCTACGTCATTCATTCACCCGGATTTAAAGATTCAAAGTTCCCTGATCATGTATATAAGCTGAAGAAGGCAttatatggcttgaaacaagccccaagagcatggtacgacagccTGGTAAGTTTCAGAGGGGATCCTACTCTACCACCTCTCCGACTCAGTACCACAAACCTGAAGCAGCCCAGGCACCCAAGACAGCTGCAGCCCCTTATTATGGCACTCAAACTCTTATGTGCTATAATTATAATGAGGTCAGGCATATGATTAGAGACTGCCCCCGTGCCCGTCAAGGAAACTCTAGGCCAACTGTGTCTTCTAAGGCACCTCAAGCAAAGATAACCATTTGCCCTCCCCTTCCTTCTACAGCCAATAAGACTCAAGGGCGTGTGTACTCAGTCACCAATGAGGAAGCCTATGTGGATCCAGGTGTCATCATAGGTATCACACTCAATTCTTAGGTGTCGAATGCATCGAGGTGTTAGTGCTATAATTGGTTGCTTTGGTGTCTTCAGGTATGATTTCTGTTTGTTCCCAACCAACGTATGTGTTGTTTGATTCTGGGGCGACGCATTCATTTGTTTCCCCCTCTTTTTCCAAGAAGATACCGATCAAACCAAAGCTAATGGCCAAGAATCAGATGGTTagtacaccaacgggtagcaagATTGAACTCAACATGATTTATGCTCTTTGCCCGATACGTGTATGTGACCGTGGGTTGACGGCAAGTTTGATAGTgctggatataaaggattttgatgtgatcttgggtatggattggttatccgctCAAGGTGCCAATCTAATTTGTGCAGAGAGGAAGatccagtttaaaccaaaagggGGTATAGAGTTTACTTTCAAGGGTATTAAACGGGAGAGACCCATGAAGGCTATCATTTCTGCCCTTAAAGTCCAGAAACTATTAGATGAAGGCTGTCAATGTTACCTAGCCTTTATGGTGGATAATGAAGCTAAGATTAAGCCTATGGATGAGATAAGTGTGGAAAGGGACTTTCTGGACGTCTTTCCAAAAGATCTGACACGGTTGCCACCAGACTGTGAGACGGAGTTTATGATAAACCTAGTACCGGGTGTA containing:
- the LOC122644891 gene encoding uncharacterized protein LOC122644891; translation: MVRQPGKFQRGSYSTTSPTQYHKPEAAQAPKTAAAPYYGTQTLMCYNYNEVRHMIRDCPRARQGNSRPTVSSKAPQAKITICPPLPSTANKTQGRVYSVTNEEAYVDPGMISVCSQPTYVLFDSGATHSFVSPSFSKKIPIKPKLMAKNQMVSTPTGSKIELNMIYALCPIRVCDRGLTAKRKIQFKPKGGIEFTFKGIKRERPMKAIISALKVQKLLDEGCQCYLAFMVDNEAKIKPMDEISVERDFLDVFPKDLTRLPPDCETEFMINLVPGVAPISKAPYRMASMELKELQEQL